The proteins below come from a single Cervus elaphus chromosome 4, mCerEla1.1, whole genome shotgun sequence genomic window:
- the NQO1 gene encoding NAD(P)H dehydrogenase [quinone] 1, giving the protein MAVRKALIVLAHSERTSFNYAMKEAAIEALKRKGWEVTVSDLYAMNFNPVISRKDITGKLKDPGNFQYPAETVLAYKEGRLSPDIVAEQKKLEAADLVIFQFPLQWFGVPAILKGWFERVLIGEFAYTYAAMYDKGPFRNKKAVLSITTGGSGSMYSLQGIHGDMNIILWPIQSGTLHFCGFQVLEPQLTYSIGHTPEDARVQILEGWKKRLENIWDEMPLYFAPSSFFDLNFQAGFLMKKEVQDEQKSKKFGLSVGHHLGKSIPMDNQIKAIK; this is encoded by the exons ATGGCTG TCAGAAAAGCACTGATCGTACTGGCCCACTCAGAGAGGACATCCTTCAACTATGCCATGAAGGAGGCTGCCATAGAGGCTTTGAAGAGGAAAGGATGGGAGGTCACTGTGTCGGACCTGTATGCCATGAACTTCAATCCAGTCATCTCCAGAAAGGACATCACAG GTAAACTGAAGGACCCCGGGAACTTTCAGTATCCTGCGGAGACTGTTTTAGCTTATAAAGAAGGCCGTCTGAGCCCAGATATTGTGGCCGAACAAAAGAAGCTGGAAGCTGCAGACCTTGTGATTTTTCAG TTCCCCCTGCAGTGGTTTGGAGTCCCTGCCATCCTGAAAGGCTGGTTTGAGCGGGTGCTCATAGGGGAGTTTGCTTACACGTATGCTGCCATGTATGATAAGGGGCCTTTCCGG AATAAGAAGGCAGTGCTTTCCATCACCACCGGTGGCAGCGGCTCCATGTACTCTCTGCAGGGTATCCATGGGGACATGAACATCATTCTCTGGCCAATTCAG AGTGGCACTCTGCACTTCTGTGGCTTCCAAGTCTTGGAACCTCAGCTGACATACAGCATTGGGCACACTCCCGAGGATGCCCGAGTTCAGATCCTAGAAGGATGGAAGAAACGCCTGGAGAATATTTGGGATGAGATGCCGCTGTATTTTGCTCCAAGTAGCTTCTTTGACCTAAACTTCCAGGCAGGATTCTTAATGAAAAAGGAGGTGCAGGATGAGCAGAAAAGTAAGAAATTTGGCCTTTCTGTGGGCCATCACTTGGGCAAATCCATCCCAATGGACAACCAGATCAAAGCCATAAAATAA